CAGCTGTGGCGACTGCGCCAGATAGGCTGAATCCTTGAAGTAGCTCACGGTGAACACGTTGGCGCCACCCTCACTGGCCGCCGAAATGATCTTTGGCGTGTGAATCTCGGTGAAGCCCTGTTCGGTGAGAATATCGCGGAACAGACGACATACTCCCGCTTCCAGTCGGAAAATGGCTTGATTTGCCGGAGTCCTCAGGTCAAGCACTCGATTGTCCAAGCGCGTGTCTTGGTTCACGCGAATATTGAGAGCATCCGCATCATCGGCGTTCTCGGGCCGCGAGGCATCCTCGATTTGCAATGGCAACTGAGCCTTGGCCTGGGAAATGACAAATATCTGCTCGACGGACAATTCCAGCGACTGCTCTGTGCAGGATTCAATCTTGCTGGACACCGCCACAGGCTTGGCCTGGATATCGATAATGCTCTCCTTTGGGAtactgaaaaataaaagaagattTAAGCTTGAGTtgtatttaaacaataatgtaaatgtaaagTATAAGTTCATCATGTCATACACCTTTGATTGATTTCACCATATTATCTTATCAATGTATGATGAAAATATCTATATGACCTGCGCAATTCCAAGTCGATATCGATGTGGTTTTTTGGGATAGGGCTCTCAAGTAAAAATTGATCGTAACTGGGAAAGATGATAACTTACTTGCCCGCAAATTTGACCATCTGCTTGGAGATGACATCACCGACAGCCAGGATGCACTGCACCGTGCTGCTCTGCTGACGCAGGATGAGGAAGCACTGCTTTCCCTTGGCTCGCGACGTGTGGACGCGTCCTCGCACCCAGACGAGTCCTTTGCCCACCTGACCGGTTAGTTCCGAAACCGGGACAAAGTTGCGTTCACTGCGCTTGTCCTTGGATTGGATCATCTCCGAGAGGCCATATTTTCCGGCGGCGTGATCCTCGGCAGAATCTCCACCAGCATTATTAGCCGCCACGGCGGAGGCACTCTCCGCTTTTTGTTCGGCTTTCTGTACAAATAGAGATTAGAGCTGTTATCAGAggttcaaaaataataacacaCCACGTCCCCCAAATCGAAGATTCTCACCTTAGCGGCCTTGGCCAGCTTTTTAGCTCCCTTTTTGGAGACCTGCTCCCCATTGGCCACGTTCTCTTTGTCCTCGACCATCTTGGAATGCACAAAAACGGCTGTAAGGAAGAAGGGTTGTATATTTTACAAGAGGGTCACAAAACTAGAGCGTAAACCGCACAGTTTCGATAAGCGAGCAACAGGCGAAAAAGGAGGAGTACGGTGTGCGTTGCGTCATGGTTTTATAAATAACACTTGGCGGATGAAGTGCCCCATTTGCGAATTTGTGACATTGGCTTCCGGGCTGCAGTTCAGTGACCCAATCTCCTCCTCCAATAGCCATATGTCCACAAATATTTCCGGGGACTGAGGAGACACTCTTTGTCTAGCGGCTCGCACATAACCTAAACTTTGCGGTCTTTTATCCGATCATTTACCGATGGCATTCACTTGATGTCTCTTCCCGTATTGGTTGTTTCAATTGTGCATTCGAGTGCACTCGACTTACCAGCTAGATATTGCCCTTTTAATACACAAACGAATTGATTTCACGAGCGTCGTGTACTATTGCACATGCCAGCAGCGCGGTGCAGTCTAGAGAATTTCTATGGCGCCTATCGATAGATATCGATGGTTGCATGCGTGCTTAGGGTGGCGCATTTATTAAGTACCATTCTGAATTTGTGACGTCACTTGTTTCAACATCCTAAGAGTTATGTTTCGCGTAACTAATCAATACAGAAATTGCTAACATATATGGAGATGATTTATATGTTGCTTAAAATCGCCAAGGAATAAAAGCATGTATTAATCATATATGTTCAACAAATAGTTATAAAAAACTCTTtctttgtaaaaaaaaagtgtggaACTTTCCAGATTCAAATTTAAACGCAATAAGGTTTAAGCCGAGGTTCATATACTTATAAATTGATCACCTTCTAAAAGAAAAAGTTCCACCCCCATCGATTGTCACAGCTGCGTTTCGATAACAGTCAGCAGGCGCATCTCTGTTAATcttagaaaaaaacaaatactcagaaaaacaaaattcatttgtttgttttgatcaAATTGCAACGTAATCCAGAGGTAATTTGTCATACAAAGAGCATAATTTGAATAATAGCAAAGAAATAGGTCGCCGAAAAGAAAATTGTAATAGTGTGATTTCCCGGTAATTTCGAGAAGCTGGCAATTTCCAAAAGTGAGTCACCACTTTTTCTACACCGAGCTGCtgtgtatgtattatttaCGTTGGTGGTGCTCCGACTGAACTAATTTAATAGCTGCGACTAGGTTAAAGCGCTTGAGCTCGCGGTTCGACGTGTAGGTAAGGTTCATAAATGGCCCTAGCCATTTCCGGAGTGCCCACACCCGAAAGCTTGAGAGGCACACGTCATGGGGGCCACAACAATTAAAACGGTATCGAAGTTTCTCAGGCAGTACTCTagtgcaaattaaataataaaataattaaagttgCAAAGAGTGTGCACATTTCTCAGGCGCTAATTAAATTAGCTAATGATTGCTTACCATCTGTCTTTGCAGGTAAAACAACATCGAAACAATGCAAGGTGAGTGGAATAAGGACAAGCCGTGCTAACACATTCTTTTTTTCGGATTTAAGTTTACTCCACAGCGGTTTCGGAATTAGAAATCCCTAGAGCGAAGTCCCTCGAGAATGTCCTGGCAAAGTGTTCCCCAGTATCCCCAATACCAAGGTTCAATCTTCTTAACTTCTAAGCCAGTGTTAAAGCTTACCCGTTTTCTGATCGCATGCTTTTGTT
This sequence is a window from Drosophila teissieri strain GT53w chromosome 2R, Prin_Dtei_1.1, whole genome shotgun sequence. Protein-coding genes within it:
- the LOC122613210 gene encoding aspartate--tRNA ligase, cytoplasmic, yielding MVEDKENVANGEQVSKKGAKKLAKAAKKAEQKAESASAVAANNAGGDSAEDHAAGKYGLSEMIQSKDKRSERNFVPVSELTGQVGKGLVWVRGRVHTSRAKGKQCFLILRQQSSTVQCILAVGDVISKQMVKFAGNIPKESIIDIQAKPVAVSSKIESCTEQSLELSVEQIFVISQAKAQLPLQIEDASRPENADDADALNIRVNQDTRLDNRVLDLRTPANQAIFRLEAGVCRLFRDILTEQGFTEIHTPKIISAASEGGANVFTVSYFKDSAYLAQSPQLYKQMAIAADFDKVYTVGAVFRAEDSNTHRHLTEFVGLDLEMAFKYHYHEVLHTIGNTFTAIFKGLRDKYAKEIESVGQQFKVEAFKFLEPPLILQFADGVAMLREAGVETGDEEDLSTPNEKLLGRLVKAKYDTDFYILDKFPLAIRPFYTMPDPNNPVYSNSYDMFMRGEEILSGAQRIHDPEYLMERAKHHGIDTSKIAAYIESFRYGCPPHAGGGIGMERVVMLYLGLDNIRKTSMFPRDPKRLTP